A single genomic interval of Streptomyces sp. 1222.5 harbors:
- a CDS encoding serine hydrolase domain-containing protein has product MLRGNVPSLGHAWEHTCGVGGRRELSAPRLRADTAERAGLDPVELGHLVAEAHALTAGERPWAAGAVVLAGRGPVIAVAEAAGWAVRYSAYDPETDTGVELPAAARVPVTVGTPFDLASLTKLFTSVAAVQQIERGTLGMDARVGDYLPDFRAAAAHGVTVRQLLTHTSGLCPELPLYDGADDGARLDMLRAEAPSAEPGTYLYSDLNMLLLQFVLERITGRALDVLIQDGITRPLGMTATTFGPCPGAAATEDQRTPWAKADRGMLRGVVHDENAWALGGVAGHAGLFSTARDLAVFCRALLAGGSYGPARILGPDFVELLLTPPGLGFAVNQPWFMGELAGRGAAGHTGFTGTSLVLDPETDTFLVLLANTVHPRRRPADSGPRAALGTRLARAVIAKPPCGATGP; this is encoded by the coding sequence CTGCTTCGTGGGAATGTGCCGTCCCTGGGGCACGCGTGGGAACACACGTGCGGGGTCGGAGGGAGACGAGAACTGAGCGCACCGAGACTGCGCGCCGACACAGCGGAACGGGCAGGGCTCGATCCCGTGGAACTCGGGCACCTGGTCGCCGAGGCGCACGCCCTGACCGCCGGAGAGCGCCCCTGGGCGGCCGGCGCCGTCGTGCTGGCCGGCCGCGGCCCCGTGATCGCCGTGGCCGAGGCCGCGGGCTGGGCGGTCCGCTACTCCGCCTACGACCCCGAGACCGACACCGGCGTCGAACTGCCGGCCGCCGCCCGGGTCCCCGTCACCGTCGGCACGCCCTTCGATCTGGCCTCCCTCACCAAACTCTTCACGTCCGTCGCCGCCGTGCAGCAGATCGAGCGCGGCACGCTCGGCATGGACGCCCGGGTCGGCGACTACCTGCCCGACTTCCGGGCCGCCGCCGCCCACGGCGTCACCGTCCGGCAGCTGCTCACCCACACCTCGGGCCTGTGCCCCGAACTCCCGCTGTACGACGGCGCGGACGACGGGGCCAGGCTGGACATGCTGCGCGCGGAGGCACCGTCCGCGGAACCGGGCACCTACCTGTACTCCGACCTGAACATGCTCCTGCTCCAGTTCGTCCTGGAGCGCATCACCGGCCGTGCCCTCGACGTCCTGATCCAGGACGGCATCACCCGGCCCCTCGGCATGACCGCCACCACCTTCGGGCCCTGCCCGGGCGCGGCGGCCACCGAGGACCAGCGCACCCCGTGGGCCAAGGCCGACCGGGGCATGCTGCGGGGTGTCGTCCACGACGAGAACGCCTGGGCGCTCGGCGGGGTCGCCGGGCACGCCGGACTGTTCTCCACCGCCCGCGACCTGGCCGTGTTCTGCCGGGCCCTGCTCGCGGGCGGCTCCTACGGCCCCGCCCGCATCCTCGGCCCCGACTTCGTGGAGCTGCTCCTCACCCCGCCGGGGCTGGGCTTCGCCGTGAACCAGCCGTGGTTCATGGGGGAGCTCGCGGGCCGGGGCGCGGCCGGCCACACCGGCTTCACCGGCACCTCCCTGGTCCTGGACCCGGAGACCGACACGTTCCTGGTGCTGCTGGCCAACACCGTCCACCCCAGACGCCGGCCGGCGGACAGCGGGCCGCGGGCGGCGCTGGGCACGCGGCTGGCGAGGGCGGTGATCGCCAAGCCACCGTGCGGCGCGACCGGCCCGTGA
- a CDS encoding small ribosomal subunit Rsm22 family protein produces the protein MNDPLRTALAELLDGLPSKEVAAAVERLIANYRGDTPTDAPILRDRADVAAYAAYRMPATFEAVRSALAAFADAVPGGTPGSHLDVGGGTGAATWAVAATWPGERDVTVLDWAEPALALGREIAAANPALGNARWQRARIGAGLTLDPADLVTVSYVLNELSAADRTALVDAAAGAAQSVVIVEAGTPAGYARVIEARDRLIEAGFRIAAPCPHSAACPIEPGRDWCHFSARVGRSSLHRQVKGGSLAYEDEKFSYVAATRLPAEPAPARVVRRPQIRKGQVLLDLCEAEEQLRRATVTKRHGDLYKAARDAEWGDAWPPAGSAS, from the coding sequence GTGAACGACCCCCTCCGCACCGCACTGGCCGAGCTGCTCGACGGTCTGCCGTCCAAGGAGGTGGCCGCCGCCGTGGAACGGCTGATCGCCAACTACCGCGGCGACACCCCCACCGACGCGCCGATCCTGCGCGACCGCGCCGACGTGGCCGCGTACGCCGCCTACCGGATGCCCGCCACCTTCGAGGCGGTGCGCTCGGCGCTGGCCGCGTTCGCGGACGCGGTGCCGGGCGGGACGCCCGGAAGCCATCTCGACGTCGGCGGCGGCACCGGCGCCGCCACCTGGGCCGTCGCCGCCACCTGGCCCGGCGAGCGCGACGTCACCGTGCTGGACTGGGCCGAGCCCGCGCTCGCCCTCGGCCGGGAGATCGCCGCCGCCAACCCGGCCCTGGGGAACGCCCGCTGGCAGCGCGCCCGCATCGGCGCCGGCCTCACCCTGGACCCCGCCGACCTGGTCACCGTGTCGTACGTCCTCAACGAGCTGTCCGCCGCCGACCGCACCGCACTCGTCGACGCCGCCGCCGGCGCCGCGCAGTCCGTCGTGATCGTCGAGGCGGGCACCCCCGCCGGGTACGCCCGCGTGATCGAGGCCCGCGACCGGCTGATCGAGGCCGGATTCCGGATCGCCGCCCCCTGCCCGCACAGCGCCGCCTGCCCGATCGAGCCCGGCCGGGACTGGTGCCACTTCTCCGCCCGGGTCGGCCGCTCCTCCCTGCACCGCCAGGTCAAGGGCGGCTCGCTGGCCTACGAGGACGAGAAGTTCTCCTACGTCGCCGCGACCCGGCTGCCCGCCGAGCCGGCCCCCGCCCGGGTGGTCCGGCGCCCGCAGATCCGCAAGGGCCAGGTGCTGCTCGACCTGTGCGAGGCCGAGGAACAGCTGCGCCGTGCCACGGTCACCAAACGCCACGGGGACCTGTACAAGGCGGCCCGGGACGCCGAGTGGGGCGACGCCTGGCCGCCCGCCGGTTCCGCGTCGTAG
- a CDS encoding TetR/AcrR family transcriptional regulator, protein MVKKPAPDATRRSEKSRRAIYAAALALVGEVGYPRTTVEGIAARAGVGKQTIYRWWASKADVLLEAFLDLGEQAARAAGQDADAVPDTGDLAADLKAVLRATVDELLDPRFETPARALAAEGLVNEQLGREYVARLLEPQLQLYVARLRSARDAGQVRDDVDPRIALELFVSPLAQRWLQRTGPITHAYTDTLVEYALHGIAAR, encoded by the coding sequence ATGGTCAAGAAGCCCGCCCCCGACGCCACCCGCCGCAGCGAGAAGTCCCGCCGGGCGATCTACGCCGCCGCCCTCGCCCTGGTCGGCGAGGTCGGCTACCCCAGGACCACCGTCGAGGGCATCGCCGCCCGGGCCGGCGTCGGCAAGCAGACCATCTACCGCTGGTGGGCCTCCAAGGCGGACGTGCTGCTGGAGGCGTTCCTGGACCTCGGCGAGCAGGCGGCGCGGGCGGCGGGCCAGGACGCGGACGCCGTCCCGGACACCGGTGACCTCGCCGCCGACCTCAAGGCGGTGCTGCGGGCCACGGTGGACGAGCTCCTCGACCCCCGCTTCGAGACCCCGGCGCGTGCGCTGGCCGCCGAGGGGCTCGTCAACGAGCAGCTCGGCCGCGAGTACGTGGCCCGGCTCCTCGAACCCCAGCTCCAGCTGTACGTCGCCCGGCTGCGCTCCGCCCGGGACGCGGGGCAGGTACGGGACGACGTCGATCCCCGGATCGCACTGGAGCTGTTCGTCTCGCCCCTCGCGCAGCGCTGGCTGCAGCGCACCGGGCCCATCACCCACGCCTACACGGACACCCTGGTCGAGTACGCCCTGCACGGCATCGCGGCGCGCTGA
- a CDS encoding bifunctional DNA primase/polymerase, whose amino-acid sequence MSATFGGRPGRQGKLSQWLLGRRTKEDATGDGGREALLLAAAAAGLPLAPAAYPAPGYRCSCDRVGCPTPARHPVSFAWQTQSTTDRGQIERWARHQPQANFITATGMVHDVLDVPLEAGREALERLLGAGVEVGPVAESDDGRMLFFTLTRGTPEDEDEWWPCELDCHPETMDEHPGLRWHCRGSYVLVPPARLPGDEREVRWVRGPEHPLPDPLSLLEVLTDVGARYAGAAADQPGAAWPLRR is encoded by the coding sequence ATGAGCGCGACGTTCGGCGGCCGGCCCGGCCGGCAGGGCAAACTCTCCCAGTGGCTGCTCGGCCGGCGCACGAAGGAGGACGCCACCGGCGACGGCGGCCGTGAGGCCCTGCTGCTCGCCGCTGCGGCGGCGGGACTGCCCCTGGCGCCCGCCGCGTACCCCGCACCGGGCTACCGCTGCTCCTGCGACCGCGTAGGCTGCCCCACCCCGGCCCGGCACCCGGTGTCGTTCGCCTGGCAGACCCAGTCCACGACCGACCGCGGACAGATCGAGCGCTGGGCCCGGCACCAGCCGCAGGCCAACTTCATCACCGCCACCGGCATGGTGCACGACGTCCTGGACGTCCCCCTGGAGGCCGGCCGCGAGGCCCTGGAGCGGCTGCTCGGCGCCGGTGTCGAGGTCGGCCCGGTCGCCGAGAGCGACGACGGCCGCATGCTGTTCTTCACCCTCACCCGCGGCACCCCCGAGGACGAGGACGAGTGGTGGCCCTGCGAGCTGGACTGCCACCCGGAGACCATGGACGAGCACCCAGGGCTGCGCTGGCACTGCCGCGGCTCCTACGTCCTCGTACCGCCCGCGCGGCTGCCCGGTGACGAACGGGAGGTGCGCTGGGTGCGCGGTCCGGAGCATCCGCTGCCGGACCCGCTGAGCCTGCTGGAAGTGCTCACCGACGTCGGCGCCCGGTACGCCGGCGCGGCTGCCGACCAGCCGGGCGCGGCCTGGCCGCTGCGCCGCTGA
- the efeU gene encoding iron uptake transporter permease EfeU, which produces MFSNYLIGLREGLEASLVVCILIAYLVKTGRKDALRPIWIGIGIAIAIAMGFGCALEFGSQELTFQAQEALGGSLSVIAVCLVTWMVFWMRRTARHLKSELHGKLDAALAMGTGALVATAFLAVGREGLETALFVWASVHAASDGTPRPLVGVALGLATAVLLGWLFYRGALKINLAKFFTWTGAMLVVVAAGVLAYGFHDLQEAGWIPGINKLAFDISGAIPPDSWYGTLLKGVLNFQPDPTVVQVTVWLLYLVPTLAIFFAPVGFASGKGKVKEPDDQGTQPSTASQA; this is translated from the coding sequence GTGTTCTCCAACTACCTGATCGGTCTGCGCGAGGGGCTGGAGGCCTCGCTCGTCGTCTGCATCCTGATCGCCTATCTGGTCAAGACCGGCCGCAAGGACGCCCTGCGGCCGATCTGGATCGGCATCGGCATCGCGATCGCCATCGCGATGGGCTTCGGCTGCGCCCTCGAATTCGGCTCCCAGGAACTGACGTTCCAGGCGCAGGAGGCGCTCGGCGGCTCGCTGTCCGTGATCGCCGTCTGCCTGGTGACCTGGATGGTGTTCTGGATGCGGCGCACCGCCCGGCACCTGAAGTCGGAGCTGCACGGCAAGCTGGACGCGGCCCTCGCCATGGGGACGGGCGCGCTCGTCGCCACCGCGTTCCTCGCCGTCGGCCGGGAGGGCCTGGAGACCGCCCTGTTCGTGTGGGCGTCGGTGCACGCGGCCTCCGACGGCACCCCGCGCCCGCTGGTCGGCGTGGCCCTCGGCCTCGCCACGGCGGTGCTCCTGGGCTGGCTGTTCTACCGCGGCGCCCTGAAGATCAACCTGGCCAAGTTCTTCACCTGGACCGGCGCCATGCTGGTCGTGGTCGCCGCGGGCGTGCTGGCGTACGGCTTCCACGACCTCCAGGAGGCCGGCTGGATCCCGGGCATCAACAAGCTGGCCTTCGACATCAGCGGCGCGATCCCGCCGGACAGCTGGTACGGCACGCTGCTCAAGGGCGTCCTCAACTTCCAGCCCGACCCGACGGTCGTCCAGGTCACGGTGTGGCTGCTGTACCTGGTCCCGACGCTCGCGATCTTCTTCGCCCCGGTAGGGTTCGCCTCCGGGAAGGGGAAGGTGAAGGAGCCCGATGACCAGGGAACGCAGCCGTCGACGGCTTCGCAGGCGTAG
- the efeB gene encoding iron uptake transporter deferrochelatase/peroxidase subunit, whose translation MTENQGGSPSRRALLGWGGAGLALGAAVAGGAVAMAEAGNDMDPAAAEAGGAVEFHGAHQAGIATPVQDRLHFATFDVKTDDRDAFVQLLKDWTAAARRMTAGKAVGDGAYGGLAEAPPDDTGEALGLKPSRLTLTIGFGPSFFEKFGLHDRRPEALVDLPQFPGDNLDRSRTGGDLCVQACADDPQVAVHAIRNLARIGFGKVAVRWSQLGFGKTSSTTPDAQTPRNLMGFKDGTRNIAGTETDRLKKFVWVGDGDGTDWMTGGSYLVARRIRMNIETWDRTSLQEQEDVFGRDKREGAAVGKAKEHDEPFLKAMKPDAHVRLAHPDSNDGVTILRRGYSFTDGTDGLGRLDAGLFFLAYQRDVRKGFIPLQRRLSATDALNEYIQHVGSAVFAVPPGVRDSGDWWGRTLFSKEA comes from the coding sequence ATGACGGAGAACCAGGGCGGCAGCCCTTCGCGCCGGGCACTGCTCGGCTGGGGCGGGGCCGGGCTCGCGCTCGGCGCCGCCGTGGCCGGCGGTGCGGTCGCGATGGCCGAAGCCGGCAACGACATGGACCCGGCGGCGGCCGAGGCCGGCGGCGCGGTGGAGTTCCACGGCGCCCACCAGGCGGGCATCGCCACCCCCGTCCAGGACCGGCTGCACTTCGCCACGTTCGACGTGAAGACCGACGACCGCGACGCCTTCGTCCAGCTGCTGAAGGACTGGACGGCGGCGGCCCGGCGGATGACCGCGGGCAAGGCGGTCGGCGACGGTGCCTACGGCGGGCTCGCCGAGGCGCCCCCGGACGACACCGGCGAGGCCCTGGGCCTCAAGCCCAGCCGGCTGACCCTCACCATCGGCTTCGGGCCCTCCTTCTTCGAGAAGTTCGGTCTGCACGACCGGCGCCCCGAGGCCCTGGTGGACCTGCCGCAGTTCCCCGGCGACAACCTGGACCGGTCCCGCACCGGCGGCGACCTGTGCGTCCAGGCCTGCGCCGACGACCCGCAGGTCGCCGTGCACGCCATCCGCAACCTCGCCCGCATCGGCTTCGGCAAGGTCGCCGTCCGCTGGTCGCAGCTGGGCTTCGGCAAGACCTCCTCGACCACCCCCGACGCTCAGACCCCGCGCAACCTGATGGGCTTCAAGGACGGCACCCGCAACATCGCGGGCACCGAGACCGACCGGCTCAAGAAGTTCGTGTGGGTCGGCGACGGTGACGGCACGGACTGGATGACCGGCGGCTCGTACCTGGTCGCCCGCCGCATCCGGATGAACATCGAGACCTGGGACCGCACCTCGCTGCAGGAGCAGGAGGACGTCTTCGGGCGTGACAAACGCGAGGGCGCCGCCGTCGGCAAGGCCAAGGAGCACGACGAGCCGTTCCTGAAGGCGATGAAGCCGGACGCGCACGTGCGGCTCGCCCACCCCGACTCCAACGACGGGGTCACGATCCTGCGCCGGGGCTACTCCTTCACCGACGGCACCGACGGCCTCGGCCGGCTCGACGCGGGCCTGTTCTTCCTCGCCTACCAGCGCGACGTGCGCAAGGGCTTCATCCCCCTGCAGCGCAGGCTGTCGGCGACGGACGCGCTCAACGAGTACATCCAGCACGTGGGTTCGGCGGTCTTCGCGGTTCCCCCCGGCGTCCGGGACTCCGGCGACTGGTGGGGCCGCACGCTGTTCTCGAAGGAGGCGTAG
- the efeO gene encoding iron uptake system protein EfeO translates to MRAVRLTVTAAVTTAALTALSACTAKSDAKDGDAIQVTAADSKCETSSKTVPAGHVTLKIENKGSKATEVEIVFPDDRIVSEKENIGPGTKYTLTAEVKAGSYEIACRPGMKGHGVRQKLTVTGSGRTAKRDPKLDQAVAGYRQYAQDQADQTVPLAEKFAEAIKAGDLEAAKKAYAPSRLGWERTEPVAESFGDIDPKTDTRADGLEKGQKWTGWHRLEKALWQDKKIGAEEKTLADQLVTDLKDWQKRVGKAEITPTSMANGAKELLDEVATGKVTGEEDRYSHTDLVDFKGNVEGAQKAYELLKPVVTKNDPALTGELDKQFTALNGLLDKYRSDKTSYDFVSYDKVTGAQRKELQDSVNALAEPLSKLAAAVVK, encoded by the coding sequence ATGCGAGCCGTCCGACTGACCGTCACCGCCGCCGTCACCACGGCCGCTCTGACCGCCCTCTCGGCCTGCACCGCCAAGAGCGACGCCAAGGACGGCGACGCCATCCAGGTCACCGCCGCGGACAGCAAGTGCGAGACCTCCAGCAAGACCGTGCCGGCCGGGCACGTCACGCTGAAGATAGAGAACAAGGGGTCCAAGGCCACCGAGGTCGAGATCGTCTTCCCCGACGACCGGATCGTCTCCGAGAAGGAGAACATCGGCCCCGGCACCAAGTACACGCTGACCGCCGAGGTGAAGGCCGGTTCGTACGAGATCGCCTGCCGCCCCGGCATGAAGGGCCACGGCGTCCGGCAGAAGCTGACCGTGACCGGCTCCGGCAGGACCGCGAAGCGCGACCCCAAGCTCGACCAGGCCGTCGCCGGCTACCGCCAGTACGCCCAGGACCAGGCCGACCAGACGGTGCCGCTCGCCGAGAAGTTCGCCGAGGCGATCAAGGCCGGCGACCTGGAGGCCGCCAAGAAGGCCTACGCCCCCTCGCGTCTGGGCTGGGAGCGCACCGAGCCGGTCGCCGAGTCCTTCGGTGACATCGACCCGAAGACCGACACCCGCGCCGACGGCCTGGAGAAGGGCCAGAAGTGGACCGGCTGGCACCGGCTGGAGAAGGCCCTCTGGCAGGACAAGAAGATCGGCGCCGAGGAGAAGACCCTCGCCGACCAGCTGGTGACCGACCTCAAGGACTGGCAGAAGCGGGTCGGCAAGGCCGAGATCACCCCGACCTCCATGGCCAACGGTGCCAAGGAGCTGCTGGACGAGGTGGCCACCGGCAAGGTCACCGGCGAGGAGGACCGCTACTCGCACACCGACCTGGTCGACTTCAAGGGCAACGTCGAGGGCGCGCAGAAGGCCTACGAGCTGCTGAAGCCCGTCGTCACCAAGAACGACCCGGCGCTGACCGGCGAGCTGGACAAGCAGTTCACGGCGCTGAACGGCCTGCTGGACAAGTACCGCTCGGACAAGACCTCGTACGACTTCGTCTCCTACGACAAGGTCACCGGGGCCCAGCGCAAGGAGCTGCAGGACTCGGTGAACGCGCTCGCGGAGCCGCTGTCCAAGCTCGCCGCGGCGGTCGTGAAGTAA
- a CDS encoding PhzF family phenazine biosynthesis protein, with translation MTDYDVLRVFCGPNGGYGNELGVVRDGSVLPERGDRQELAAKLGFSETVFVDDPERGLIDIYTPTLRLPFAGHPCVGTAWLLDVPELVTPAGVVGARLDGEFSWIEARAEWAPPRTLRRYASAAEVDALDVPPPGEWLYAWAWEDEAAGRVRARAFPGRDDGIDEDEATGAAALLLTDRLGRALNITQGRGSQILTAPQPHGWIEVGGRVHLER, from the coding sequence GTGACTGACTACGACGTACTCCGCGTCTTCTGCGGACCGAACGGCGGCTACGGCAACGAGCTGGGCGTCGTCCGCGACGGCTCGGTGCTGCCCGAGCGGGGGGACCGGCAGGAGCTGGCCGCCAAGCTCGGCTTCAGCGAGACCGTGTTCGTGGACGACCCCGAGCGCGGGCTGATCGACATCTACACCCCCACGCTGCGCCTGCCCTTCGCCGGTCACCCCTGCGTCGGCACCGCCTGGCTGCTCGACGTGCCCGAACTGGTCACCCCCGCGGGAGTGGTCGGGGCCCGTCTCGACGGCGAGTTCAGCTGGATCGAGGCCCGCGCGGAGTGGGCCCCGCCGCGCACCCTGCGCCGGTACGCGAGCGCCGCCGAGGTCGACGCGCTCGACGTGCCGCCGCCGGGGGAGTGGCTCTACGCCTGGGCCTGGGAGGACGAGGCGGCCGGCCGGGTCCGCGCCCGCGCCTTCCCCGGCCGGGACGACGGCATCGACGAGGACGAGGCGACCGGCGCCGCCGCCCTGCTGCTCACCGACCGGCTCGGCCGGGCGCTGAACATCACCCAGGGCAGGGGTTCGCAGATCCTCACCGCTCCCCAGCCGCACGGCTGGATCGAGGTCGGCGGCCGGGTCCACCTGGAGCGCTGA
- a CDS encoding heme oxygenase (biliverdin-producing) translates to MDSFSSLIRTASHTQHVEAENSTFMSDLLGGRLGVDAYARYTEQLWFVYEALESAAEHLTADAVAGPFVRPELLRLPALERDLAHLRGPGWRAGLSALPATRAYADRVRECAERWPGGYVAHHYTRYLGDLSGGQIIRDRAERTWGFARKGDGVRFYVFEEIANPAAFKRGYRELLDAIGVDDLERQRVVGECKRAFALNTAVFRALGEEFTLSA, encoded by the coding sequence ATGGACTCCTTCTCGTCCCTCATCCGCACCGCGTCGCACACACAGCACGTGGAGGCGGAGAACTCGACGTTCATGAGCGACCTGCTGGGCGGCCGGCTCGGCGTGGACGCGTACGCCCGCTACACCGAACAGCTCTGGTTCGTGTACGAGGCGCTGGAGAGCGCGGCCGAGCACCTGACGGCCGACGCGGTGGCCGGGCCGTTCGTCCGGCCGGAACTGCTGCGGCTGCCCGCGCTGGAGCGGGACCTGGCGCATTTGCGCGGCCCCGGGTGGCGGGCGGGCCTGAGCGCCCTGCCGGCGACGCGGGCGTACGCGGACCGGGTGCGCGAGTGCGCGGAGCGCTGGCCCGGCGGTTACGTCGCCCACCACTACACGCGCTACCTGGGCGACCTGTCGGGCGGTCAGATCATCCGTGACCGGGCGGAGAGGACCTGGGGGTTCGCCAGGAAGGGCGACGGCGTCCGCTTCTACGTCTTCGAGGAGATCGCCAACCCGGCGGCGTTCAAGCGCGGTTACCGGGAGCTGCTGGACGCGATAGGGGTGGACGACCTGGAGCGGCAGCGGGTCGTGGGCGAGTGCAAGCGGGCGTTCGCGCTGAACACCGCCGTCTTCCGGGCCCTGGGCGAGGAGTTCACGCTGTCCGCGTGA